A part of Marinobacter psychrophilus genomic DNA contains:
- a CDS encoding alpha/beta fold hydrolase translates to MTVKQWLTEDFEAGDLPLYCGETLRSARLHYHQIGELNAPKDNLILLPTYYGGAATGNHPWVGRNSPLDPDEYCIVIPSLLGAGESSSPSNTPGEQAGPGFPTVSLYDNVMLQKRLVDEVFGGASIALVMGWSMGGMQALQWGCLFPQQVRSVLATCCTARCYPHNQVFLEGVKAALTCDQNFQGGHYQNPPEHGLKAFGRVYAGWAYSQAFFRHELWRSLGFNSIEALLQFWEQDHLTQDANNLLTVLDTWQRGNISDNPVFKGNYNSALNAITMPTRVMPSTTDLYFTAEDARQDAHQMPGAAFDALTSDWGHIAGGAGREPQSHQKILAAAQSLLPEIEP, encoded by the coding sequence ATGACTGTAAAGCAATGGCTTACAGAGGATTTTGAGGCGGGCGACTTACCCCTTTACTGTGGTGAAACGCTGCGCTCGGCACGCCTCCACTATCACCAGATTGGGGAGCTGAATGCACCAAAAGACAACCTGATACTGCTGCCCACGTACTACGGTGGTGCAGCCACCGGCAACCATCCCTGGGTTGGCCGCAACAGCCCCCTTGATCCGGATGAATACTGCATAGTGATTCCTTCACTGCTTGGCGCCGGTGAGTCTTCGTCTCCGTCAAACACACCCGGAGAACAGGCAGGCCCGGGCTTTCCGACAGTCAGTCTCTACGACAATGTGATGTTGCAGAAACGGCTGGTGGACGAGGTATTTGGCGGCGCCAGTATTGCCTTGGTGATGGGCTGGTCTATGGGCGGAATGCAGGCGCTTCAGTGGGGTTGCCTGTTTCCGCAGCAGGTACGCTCCGTGCTGGCCACCTGTTGTACCGCACGCTGTTACCCCCACAATCAGGTCTTTCTGGAGGGCGTCAAAGCCGCCCTGACCTGTGACCAAAACTTTCAGGGTGGCCACTACCAGAATCCACCTGAGCACGGGCTCAAGGCCTTTGGCCGAGTGTACGCTGGCTGGGCCTATTCCCAGGCCTTCTTCCGCCATGAACTCTGGCGAAGCCTCGGGTTCAATTCCATTGAAGCTCTGCTGCAATTCTGGGAACAGGACCACCTGACTCAGGACGCCAACAATCTGCTGACTGTTCTGGACACCTGGCAACGGGGCAATATCAGTGACAATCCGGTGTTTAAGGGCAATTACAACTCAGCCCTTAACGCGATCACCATGCCCACGCGGGTGATGCCGAGTACCACAGATCTCTATTTCACCGCCGAGGATGCCAGGCAGGATGCCCATCAAATGCCGGGGGCCGCGTTTGACGCACTAACTTCTGACTGGGGACATATTGCCGGTGGTGCCGGGCGAGAACCACAGAGCCACCAGAAAATTCTGGCGGCGGCCCAATCTCTGTTGCCGGAAATAGAGCCATGA
- the glnT gene encoding type III glutamate--ammonia ligase, producing the protein MNDLINTQALKKKLADAGVKYAIASYVDIHGITKGKFVPVAHLGQMMKGSELYTGAALDGVPQDISDDEVAAMPDAEGLAICPWNRKLAWFPGNLYLNGEPFEACSRNIFRRQLSVAEDMGYRFNLGIETEFFLFRDTEGGGFAPLSDRDNLGKPCYDPRTLMDNLPILDELVDAMNELGWDVYSFDHEDANGQFETDFKYADGLTMADRLVFFRMMANEIARKHGAFASFMPKPFADRTGSGAHYNMSLADIKTGENLFEPKNDDLHNCGISKIAYHFIAGVLKHGAAITAVIAPTVNSYKRLVRQGSMSGSTWAPVFMCYGPNNRTNMIRIPSMGGRIECRAADIACNPYLGSALILAAGLEGIREGLDAGDPHHENMYNYSDAEIAAQGIEYLPRNLGEAVEAFAADPLAKEVFGEAMFNSFIEYKKGEWESYQNHVSSWEVDRYLKMF; encoded by the coding sequence ATGAATGACCTGATCAATACCCAGGCCCTTAAGAAGAAGCTGGCGGATGCGGGCGTCAAATACGCCATTGCCAGTTACGTGGACATCCATGGCATTACCAAGGGCAAGTTTGTGCCTGTGGCCCATCTTGGCCAAATGATGAAAGGCTCCGAGCTTTATACCGGTGCCGCTCTGGATGGTGTTCCCCAGGACATCTCTGACGACGAAGTGGCCGCCATGCCGGATGCAGAGGGCCTCGCCATTTGCCCCTGGAACCGGAAGCTGGCCTGGTTTCCCGGAAATCTTTACCTCAATGGCGAGCCGTTTGAAGCCTGCTCGCGCAATATTTTCCGGCGCCAGTTAAGTGTCGCCGAAGATATGGGCTACCGCTTCAATCTGGGTATCGAAACCGAGTTTTTCCTGTTCCGGGACACCGAGGGCGGCGGCTTTGCTCCGTTGAGTGATCGCGACAACCTTGGCAAGCCCTGCTACGACCCGCGCACTCTGATGGATAACCTGCCCATTCTGGACGAGCTGGTGGACGCCATGAACGAGTTGGGCTGGGATGTGTATTCGTTCGACCATGAAGACGCCAACGGCCAGTTCGAAACCGACTTCAAGTACGCTGATGGCCTGACCATGGCCGATCGCCTGGTGTTCTTCCGCATGATGGCCAACGAAATCGCCCGCAAACACGGCGCCTTCGCGAGCTTCATGCCCAAACCCTTCGCCGACCGGACTGGCAGCGGTGCTCACTACAATATGTCGCTGGCCGACATCAAAACCGGCGAGAACCTGTTCGAACCCAAGAATGACGACCTGCATAACTGTGGTATCAGCAAAATCGCCTACCACTTTATCGCCGGCGTGCTGAAGCACGGCGCCGCAATCACCGCCGTCATCGCCCCCACGGTCAACAGCTACAAGCGCCTGGTGCGCCAGGGAAGCATGTCGGGCTCGACCTGGGCACCGGTGTTCATGTGCTACGGCCCCAACAACCGTACCAACATGATCCGTATTCCCAGCATGGGTGGCCGCATTGAGTGCCGTGCAGCGGATATCGCCTGCAACCCCTACCTCGGAAGTGCCCTCATCCTGGCGGCGGGCCTGGAAGGTATCCGCGAGGGCCTCGATGCCGGCGATCCTCACCACGAGAACATGTACAACTACAGCGACGCAGAAATTGCAGCGCAGGGCATCGAGTATCTGCCAAGGAATCTGGGAGAGGCCGTGGAGGCATTCGCAGCAGATCCGCTGGCGAAAGAAGTCTTCGGCGAAGCCATGTTCAACAGCTTTATCGAGTACAAGAAAGGGGAGTGGGAGAGTTACCAGAACCATGTGTCGTCCTGGGAAGTAGACCGCTACCTGAAGATGTTCTGA